TAGATAATTCTACCATTTGTTTGGCTTACTTATTTCGTTTGAGTACATTATACGATCAATTGAggagataaaatatattttgatgagaTGATACGATCATTTTATAGTATAAGCTCTATAAATTATGTTGTAGTTTATAGatcataaaattatttgaaataaatgtcgtttaaatatttcctttgttGTTATCCACAGAATGCGGAAGAGAATACgggttttcttaattttattttagtttggaTCGTATCTACAGgaaatgtaaaatgcattttaatatgaCATAAGATCTTTCATCTGCTTTttataaaagaacaacaaccttggttaatttgaatttaaatgacatcgttttgtaaaaatacagtctatgataaataacaaaactgtacattaacacaaaaatatatgaacagTAATGACTTAGCATTAGtaattataactttttttacaatcgttgaagaataaaaaaagtttgaattttaCCGCAGAGTCATCCTTGAAAGATTAACTGCATAACAGACACCTGTCTTAATCAATGTTTCAGGCTTGGTTACAAGGATCATTGCCAGACTGTCTCAACTGCTTACCTATGGGTTTGCGGCAGTCCAGTCTTCGGTTAAAACTCGTACATCGCCCATTGTATTATCAGCATACACGGACGCGTCTACTATGTGAAAATATGTTACATAGGAAGACAACTAatgcatttataatgtattttaatctGTACGAAAATATTGTGCAACGCTATTAAAATTCTTTCACTTGTTATTGACCCACTGCATGGAAAATTGTCTCGGAAATTACTtctataatataaaattatgatatgataatgatataataatttaatggaTCGCGTATCATTGTATAACATCAGctattaaatttaatgttttttatgcataaaCTTTACTTTTGTCAGTCTTTAAATGCGTTATATACACacttaaattgatttatttaccTATAAACGCATATTTGAGTATTCAGAAGTATTCTTCAGACTATTTCGTATTCCTATCTAACATTAgaaagtaattaaataatatattaaaacgtACTTGTTCAACTTGCATCTTGTTTCCGTAAGTATTAACCGTTAGTGTCATGCCCATGTACATATCTATCTGTTAACACTATGAGTAAATGTGCATCCATTGTGTCTAGTATTAACAGTCGGACAATTAGGAatctttcaatatttgtaattaATGTAATGACATAATCTGTTTAGTTTTTTGTATGGTCATCTTAGAATATACTATGATGTTTGTGTTTGGCCAAAGTCATGTCCTTGCTGATATTGCAAATAAACCTAAACTTACAAATAGTGTTCTTCCCAGTGGACACTTTTAATCTATAATGTTTTCTAGGGTTATTAAGGCAGTGTCGTTTTCGTGTGTCGCTGATCTTGTATTTCACCAATCACTGGAACAACCTGATATAAGGACATTGGacaatatatgtatgtgtttgtttaattttaagaatGTGTATGCATTGTTTGTTCTACCTACTTTAGGTTATACCTATGCGTAGCATCTGTCTGTGCTTGTTGTTTTCTGCATCCACCAACGGCGTTAAATTCTAAcaagttgaataaaaaaatacatgtgtttatgaaatattactTAAATGTAGTTATTTGTTCGCTAATTAAAAATGTGCTTTGGTGCAATTTGTAGCTTATATCAGCaaaatcattttgcatacaCTTTTCAGTAAGCGTTAAACAAAAGCGCTGCCATGCCCTATATCGTCCAAATTTATTACAGACCCAAAATGGCCGCAGCTATCATGTTGCATATCTTTTCCATTGCGTGATATCAATCACAACACAACGGAGCTGAGCGTCGTCATTTGCGTCACTTGTACATACAACCGCGCCGAAAAATGTTGCCCAAAACAACGGCAATACAAGctacatgaaagaaataaactCGATGTTACCCTAAGACTCAGTTAAACTCCAGACCGTATTTCGCTTATCAGGCATGATTCCATCACTGATATATAGGGGATATtttgataggacgcttttctggtgacctgtatttCGTCGATTGTGATGTGTAAACACttgtttactcaccgaacgaaATGTGATGCATGTCACCAGAAAATCGTCAATTCGTAATAgtctatttattatataccttacTTTGTATCCATTTATAATTTTCGGTTTCAATTAGATTTAAGTTTTCCGCTATCTGTCAAATGTCCAAATATGGAATGACTTGCGGTTATGAATATGTTACGTACTTTTGTGCATTGATCTCATGGAAAGCTACACCAGCAAAAcaagtcagaagttacagaattcgctttattaagcaaaataagaagaaaatgtaTATCTCAGCAAACAAAAAATTACTAAAACTGCAACAATTaataaatgtcacagcacaaacTATGACAAACATAACCGTACTTATTTTTCTACTATAAACAAATCGTAATTTCCTGAACACGGGACGTGGCAATTTTATTAAAAGCTCTTAGAAATGTTTGACGTTTATTATTTGCAGAACTGAGgaaagttcgtgagtcaatcgctattacTATCGATcacgcgaattcgccttctttttgtattggcgagctgccGTTTATGATAATGTTGCAATTGCTGATATTCAAATTGGCAAACAACTACTGTAGTTGCCTAAATAGATAtgaagtgttctctgcttcgtgccTATCTTTGAATACCATGCTCCTGAAATTACATGCTACTACAGGCGTGAGTAAACTTAGTTAATTTTATGCATCTGAAATTTGACAGGTTAAACAGTTATATTTGTCACGCTTTATTAGCGACGCGAAAGTAGAGTAGTTACTAAACTAATCACcgtattaaagatgcactcttactcccagatcagatttaccacaaataataatattgttttaatattttaaataggatgaataaatgtaaaaaaacaatggttcttatgaaggatactgagtttaatttgaaagaaataagcatttcacatggtatttctaccttatgagactatagtagatcacagtaaatcttttagcattcaccaatcatttaatattttttgcgctttctgctattgaatacacggttacaatattgttatcagtaattaatattttccataaatgcattatttagccagtagttaaagatttatcagtcaaaattgaagtttgttatatatgtgtatgtattgattgtgaataagagtgtcactttaacatgaTACTGGATCTGAAAACGACAGTTTAATTAAAGGGATTTTTAaaacggcgtgctgtattttttgtatattctgTATATTATGTTGGATATGGAAACggaaattgataggcatataataaatgcCCATAGTTTGCCTTACCATCTTTTGAAGCATCTTCTGCATGTTGAAATATTGTTGCTGATCTAAAATATGACTCACATACATTCCTAAAATGGCCACTCTCATCTAGCTGTCATGGAATCTAACAATAGTCACTATCTTGGTTTGTGTGGATTCAGgtgcaaataattgttttgtaaagtATGGCCAAAATAGACATTTGTAAAGATTGTAATAGTGTGGATAATTTCGGAAGACGTATTTGCATTaagttataatttataatgaattTCTTCGCTATTAGTTGGACATCGAGCTGATCCTTTATGAATGCAGGATTTTTGTAAACGGTAAAAGTTCATTTTCAGGGTCCAGCTGAATATACAAGGTATATTAgtatgttatttataatttaaagagTTTTATAGTAACGttcaatttagaaaataaatatttaattgttggaATGTTATTTACAGTAAACCATATGTCGGAACAAAGCATAAGATGGAAATAAATTCAATGGtgggttgttgttgttttttattgttgttttattgttgatttacgttgttgtggttgttgtggctgttttgttgttgttgtggttttttgtgtttgttttttttttttgggggggggcgGTGGTGGTGTAAGATCGTTCTCTCGTCGAAAGGAAGTGAGTATTAAACAGAACTGAAAAGTAAGTGCATAATGAAGTTGCATTAAAGGTCTGTCTGAACAACAATGGAAGCAAAGTAGCCCTACTTTTTGGTAAATTCTAAGGAATATATGTTCCACAAGTTCATTTTCGTCCTAgctttaaagttaacaaatttGGAATGACTTTGTctgctttattatttttagaccTCTTATTATTCGGACAAGTTTTAGAGACTACTGTGGCCATTTTAagttgataattattattaaaataattaatgtttatgtcCCATCGGCAGATCCTAGCGATAATTGTACaccttttaaaatattgaacatgCCTATCATTGTCTATTGAACTCCCGGATTGttgaacatttcaaaaacatgagGCCTAGAATTATGCCTCTCTGAGCAAACATCGCAATAGAAACATGAATCTCTTAAGCAGCATTCTGTGTTATTCTTCAATTTACACGGTTGAGTACATTGGCATTATTTATATGCATTACTTAACATTACATTGTTCGAAAAGTGGGGAAAAAACGCACACAATCCCCCAAAAAGGGCTATAGAGCTCTCCCGCAAAATCAAAGATAAAACAACCTGGCTGTgaatttttaccaaaaacaaatgttgCTATGCTAGCATTGAATCAGCAGAATTTGGCATGAGCGTAAAACATATCCATTATAACACACTGTATAAACAGAGAGTTAACTTAAAATAAGATAGGATCACGGACATAACACTTGGAACAATCTTTGTACAAAGCCAGTCAGCAAGTTCCAATCGGGTAATTTATGTCTTGATAAAAACATTGCCCTTAGATATTCTAATAAAATAGCGGCTTAGAGATAAGTGTCTGCACTTCATCTACAAAACCTCTGGCgtgaattcaatgaaactttaaaaaggatatttttaaacataaaatggcAGAGAAATATTTGTCTACGCTTCATGTCCTATACACATTGTTGGATTTCAAGGAAACTTAACAGGATTGATCAGTATCAAATGTTGTACTTAAACAGTCACCATCAAGCACCAGTAGTGAATTCTTTTCATCAATTATTATCATCAATCACTTTTGCCAATCATCAAGAATCACCGTcaatcaagaaaaatattaataatattcagtCCCAATCATGAGTCAATCATCATTGCCAATAATTATTATCGTCAATCAATTATCAATGTCGATCAAACCTTCACTTTCATTCATCATTATCAAGTATTCATCAGAAGTCAATTGTTCTCTTTCAGTTGGCGTTCAATCATCATCAATCAAAATCAGGTATATTCATGAATCATCATTTCATCATCAATGACTTTAATTAATCGATAATCTTCAATCATCATCAAAAGTCTTCTTCAATTATCCTtaatcatcaatataaatatgatcaATAATGATGATTACCCTAAAAATTATCTCCATGTTCAGCTCAGATGGTATCTGACTGATTTATGTCCTGTTGCaataattttactttcaatCCTACACAAATTGGAGAAGGGAAGACATAGGGTTTTCTGACATAAACACGTTCTAGACTTTAGCTCACTTGTTATGGACTTCTTTCTCAGTTTCCAAGTCAGCCACTTGATCCATATTAAGTTAATATGTGCAAGACTTATGTTTTGTGATGCCCATTCCAAGTGTTCCAAAGTTATACCCCTTTTATTTAATTGCTAAATACCGCATTTATGTACAAAACTTGCGTCCCAAAGTTTAACCATAGTTTTCAAGTCACCcaattaaaatttcattttatccgTATCAAAACTAGTTGTGCAAGACATATTTTTTGCGAGGCCCTGTCAAGAGTTATTATAGgtatgttattttatgaaatataagatTGTTTTGGTGCCAAAGCGATGATGCAGGGACCTGTGTATTCATCACATTCAGTGATAGGTCTTGTTTGATTTGTCGCTCGAATCCAACTTGTTCATGACACCTTTTTAATCATCGACAAggcatgaaataaaatgtgagcaaagaTCAAGTCACTTTGGCAATTGCTGCACATTCTGCAAAAGGAATTACGTTTTTacgttaaaataaacatataaccGTTTTTAAAAGAGGAACGTTTATCTGATGAGAAGGCGgggtatatatttgatataaaaattaaaaccaTTCTTTTTCTGAATTGTGACAACACCTGCATTTAATGACGACTTAGGATACGACAGTGAAAATTGTTGGTCGAATACTATTTTGGAGCATTTCTTATAGCGGCATTATGAATTTTCAATCGTTACATGACCATAGCAAACTTTTGTTCActtcaaattgtttttgtattataataaattgttcTTCTGATGCTTTGGCCGTTTGCTTGACTTCGATGTGGGTGTTAAACAAAGTATAATAGGAGGTTAAAGGCAAATGCGAAAGCCTTACCGACATCgaatgagagacacacaacgtacaaacaACACTGACCATTCACACATTTAATTACGTATATTCATCATAAATAAGTAATGTTAATGACAATTTGTGGTTTTATATCCTTATTGGCTTAattataaggtatttgttacGATAAGTAAAAGCTACTGCACACACTACCGGAGTTATTCAGATAATACAAAATGAGCTCGTAGCATGAGTTTTGTTGGTACGATTCCAATCACGAAGGCGGGTGCAGTATTGTTACTTTTTGTACCATCTAGTCACACTTGTCGTGCAATATTGAGCACGCGTATATCGAAAAATCGTGGGTAATGTATCCGCATTCTACTTATTGCACGGTAAGAGTTCAGCGTTCTGGTTTCCTTTACGGTATGAGAATgaatgcataaaacaaaacagagcaAACATCATCACATTTTGTACAATCAATGTATACATTTTCTATCGAtttatactgttgttgtttCTCGGTGATTTTCTTAGCGTTATATCTAAATGAATGgatatttttaagaaaaccaTGCCAAGGCTTCCGATTTGATTtatgtgttcttttttaattttcatataatacGCACGATTTTCGTATACAATTCGTAGGAGATCCTTAATTTTACTGCATTGATGCAATTTTGGCATTTTGCAAATCagacatttaaaaattattgatttgTCCACATATATTAATATGACGTTGGTGTTTTTTGTGGAAACGAAATTAAATGTACTGGAAACCTTTACagctcattattattatcacatGCTTGTGAAAACATTGCTGTATACATTAAGCGTATATAAAATGACTTTCAAAACGGGGGGGATGAGGCATTTTCAGACCTGCCATTCATTACACTGTTTATATATCGTAGCATTTTAGGGGATGAAAGTCTATTTCTCCAAGACCCAAAATGGAACAAATTTTACAGCAAAGGCCAGCAGATGCGGTGGCACTGACAGAGGTAGTTGGTGATAAAGTCCGAGTATAACCCTGGTACAAGAGGACTGggtttttttacagttttaaggGAATATGAATCTCTCAAAACGTCAAGAATTATGTTCCAAAGAGTTTCACTTGTGAAGTAAACTGTTAACAATGTTAGAAATAGATATACGTTTCATATTAGAAAAATGAGATTTGGTGAACGTAACCAGGTTgtatttcgataaaaaaaaaaaacacattaattgttCACCGTACATAAAACAGCCCTGCGTTCAGTAAAGGTGGTTTTGATTTGGTTGCCCGCTCGCAGTGTATGCGCAACGTCCAACGgggatataaaacaaaacataatgttttagtTAGCTAACGTTTTTGATATATCAGTGGGAGTATTGAAGTCGTGTGGTTTAAGTTCAGCCTCGTGCCAGGGATTTTAAAGTTCGATCAACGTTCGCCCAGAAACTGTAATTGCATTTTGACAGGCAAATCTGTCTACACTTACCATTTGTATTTAAGCAACAAAATGTCAAGATAATCATCGTCAATGTCGCAATGTGTATAGAAGCATAACcatgaaacaaatattctgtTAGCGGGTACAGTTAATACCATAGTGCTTTTCCGATTACATGCTGCCCATAACTCGAACGGAATGAAATgtaatattactttattttcattcttttttttcaaatttgtttttttatcttagaGAAGTTTGGACATCAAAACATGCCTTTAAACTAGTATAAATACGGTAAATCCATATCAACAAAGAAGATGAAGAAAGGAGTGAACTAAGTGAACTTAATTGgaataaattgtattatatcaAGTTGTATCGTAGCATATGCCAATTTGTGTATTATCATACGTGTGCTATCTACACTCTTAGAAACACACTTCATTATATCAGATATACAATCAACTTCTGTCACAATAATCAGAAATGCGTAATTTGAGTTAACAGGCCGACAGATAAAATGCAATTTAGAGTGTTatctttgataaataaatacaaaatgttttcttggaATGTAACTTTAATCATCTTACGTCAATGGCCATAAAAAACATGACAACCAAATGTTAGCTATTTTTCGAGGCGAAAATATTTAACGAGCTCTTTGatcagttttcaaaaaaaacataGAATAAAATGCGTTTTTAGTTTGTTGTAGAGTATTACTACAGCAAACGTTCTGTCCTaatcaaatatatgtatgtttaactgTCTTTCAGCCCGCTCTCACTTCAAACTCAAACGTCAGCAAACACAGGGATGGGATAAAGTTCACTATCGCATGCAATTTGCGCGCATTTCTTAAAATCTACAATTTAATGCCATATTAAATCCTTTCTGggcatacaataaaaatagcaaTTGATAGTTTCAGTGAAtaatcgcaatatatttcatcttgtGAACATAAAAATTAATACAACTCGCATTCACCAGGACCGATTTATCAATCGAGCAACGTTCATTCAATTAATatacaatgaataataaaatttaatacaaacataacaGAACAGGACACTATAGTTTCAATAAAACCTCTATAAGGTGTTGAGAGAAACGGTATGTAGGTAAGGAACAGAACAGGACACTATAGTTTCAATGACACCTGTTGTTAAAATGATTCATTCACATCCTTTTTTCCGGTTGTCTCTGTCAACCTTAGTGTCGAAATTTATTAACTTTCTAACAGCAAGCTAAATGATAAATCTTATAGTGCAATTAGAGTAAAACCTTCAGCTTTGTGATTTTTGTCTTTGTcccatttttctttatttagttttaaaacaatatcatcagtCGACTCTGAAGTTTTATGGTACGCATATTGAAAGGATTCTAcggcatttaaatgaaatactacTTAAGCAAAGGTTTCCATTCGGTAGACCTCAAGCCATACTCGCGTGTGCAGTAACTTAAATTGTTCTTAACATCAGATGAGGCTAAATGCAGAAATGAAGTTTCTTGTAAATCTTTGCGCAGTTGCAAGTATTGTGTGCTTCGTTCTTTCTGAAGACATGAAAGAAGAATCGACATTCAATTATGAAGAGAAAGTTTTGGAAATGGTTTTGAAGGACAACAAAGAAATAATGAATGAGAACTCGGGAATTGAAAATAACTACAAAAGTGTTCAAGATGTCAAACAGTTAATAcaattacttataaataatacGGAAGAGAACAAGAGTGaattaaaaaatctttttgCAAAACATGACTCGCGAATTGAAAACAACTACAAACGTGTTCAAGATGTCAAACTGTTGATACAATCACTTATAAATAACACGGAAGAACATGACTCGAATTTTGTGGGTACGTATGAAgttaattttcttaaaccgaTATTCTCTATCTAATTTTAATTAGAATAACTTGTTAcggaaaagaaaatgttatcaatatttgGCCTTTTGCTTGGCTGTGATGTGTTTACCTTACAGCAAGATTTTCCATGTAGATCTCATCGGTGCATTATTATTCATACGAAATACAATGGAGACTACAGCAcattaaacaacaatttaaacaaagacTAACAGAGGGGAATAGGCAAAATACTTACATACACTAAACCAGTGACAGACAACGTACAAACAATACTGACCATTCATGCAAACAAATACgtgaaatcattataaattttaaataacactgAAGAAAACAAGAGTGAAATTAAACGTCTTCTTGCAGAACATGAATATAAGATTTGTGAGTACATATTAACttaattttcttgaaaaaatattacttcaCTTTTCTTTTAACTAGAATATTTTTATGGAACAAAAGttgttataaacctttaactgttTGCTTGGCCTCGTTGTGTTTATTATAACAAGATCGTCCATGTAGTGTCCATTGGTGtatataatttatgagtaaTACAATGGAGGCTGCAtagacaagctcagtagcaaaaaaattaaacaaagacTAACTGTTAAGAAAGGCATAATGTTATGAACTAACCCACACTAAACcagagacacacagcgtacaATCATTACTGaccatacatatataaataaaaaacaagttAATTCATCATTAATCCATTGTGTTTGTGACCGTCAGTGGTTTAATATCAGGGTTGAACAATGGATAAACTAAAACTGTTGCCATATTTAAccattaaatgtaaacaatgggGTTGGGGATGGTGTAAGTTTGTATGATGGAAATATTATGCTAGAAAAATGTTCGGTTGCAAACAAAAAAGTGGATTTATAAGAAGAAAAACTCTGTCTATATTCAAAAGAATTCTTCCAACCGACCATATTGTACATAATAAATCAGTTCTAATTAACTGACTAACGGGAATTATCGGTAGAAGTAATCAAAACTGATTTTTGTGCTATTTATGCTAGAATACCGTACCTGAATTGCAATTTTCTGTGCAAAATAATCTcttcattttcaatatagtattaaTATAACCAATAACAAATTAACgcatataattatgatttaacGTAAAAACAACAATGTGCATTAAAGTGTTATAAACAAGTGCCTACATCACGCAACGGCAAACGAAGGTAAACTCAATTGGAATATTTCAGAAACTGTGTCAGAAAGATATGTTATGTACTATAACACTGCGTCATTTTCCTTATGTATGTGATTACAAAGTAAAATGTATACCATCACAGAAAATATTTATACCTTTATTCATTGATTCTTTCCTGTAACATGCTTAATAGAATTGGCTTTAAGGGACTAACgttaaattaaaattcattcaagtgaacaaataaaaaaaagattaacatGTATTCAGTAAATGGGCATGCTATGGTGTGTTGCCGATCTCCACATACAGGACGCACTTATTTTCGAGAATATGTCAAGTGTATACCAGAATCGGTACTATTTCTTATATTCGCTATTTTGTATGCAACCGAACAATTTACTCActtattgtttacattaacaaaatacccccccccccaactttATTAAACGAAGctgtattgtaaaataaagataCTGCATTAGCAGATATGAAAGATGATAGAAACTTAATCTTTCATCGTTATCATTACAGCCCTGCGTTCCGTAAAAGTTTTTGCGGCTAATGTTTGCAATTTAGTTCCCCAGTACAGTGTGCTAACTCCAGCTACCGTGAATGAATGTTAGCCAGTAActgaactttatttttatttcagggGGAGGATGGTCGGACTGGGAGTCGTGGGGTTCCTGCTCAGTAGCATGTGGTGAGGGATTTCAAACACGCGTGCGTAGATGTGACAACCCAACACCCTCAAGTCACGGGAGATATTGCCATGGTGACGCCAAAGAATGGCGAATGTGCGATGGGGCTCAAACAAAAGGTAAACTTTTAATCATCAGGGATTTAAACTCGGGAAATCACACATTTTCTGTTaagtcattttattatatattgaagGTATTATGTACATACTGTTAATTAGTTTCAATTGGTGGATAATGTTTAACcacaaactgtttatttttgcattttgcaAGCAAATCAGTCTACTCTTACGACCATTTAAATTTCAGTGACAGATTGTCTGGATATTTATCGTAAATATCCATCCTCACCTGACGGGGTGTATCGAGTCAACTTGTGGAAATCCAAGACGGCTATCAGTGTGTACTGCGACATGACGTCAAGCAACGGAGGATGGACGGTTTGTTAAGTGTTATGTTATCCGATAGGGGTTTGTACGTGGAAAGATAGTAAGAGAATATCTTAGTTTAAAATGTGAGCTTTTATACGCTTAAACGGTATACCTTgtatctgaaataaaattgcGTTTAAATTGTCCAAATATCGGGGATAAAAGATTTGTGTACTTTGTAAatggaatttatttatttgttcgaTTTCCTTAGTTTATTCGTATCATTCTATAATTAAAACGGAATGTAACAGTATGAAAAAGTGACATATTACAGTCTTTAACAGAAATTGGAGT
This genomic stretch from Mya arenaria isolate MELC-2E11 chromosome 10, ASM2691426v1 harbors:
- the LOC128205139 gene encoding angiopoietin-2-like isoform X2, which gives rise to MRLNAEMKFLVNLCAVASIVCFVLSEDMKEESTFNYEEKVLEMVLKDNKEIMNENSGIENNYKSVQDVKQLIQLLINNTEENKSELKNLFAKHDSRIENNYKRVQDVKLLIQSLINNTEEHDSNFVGGGWSDWESWGSCSVACGEGFQTRVRRCDNPTPSSHGRYCHGDAKEWRMCDGAQTKVTDCLDIYRKYPSSPDGVYRVNLWKSKTAISVYCDMTSSNGGWTVFQNRYDGSEEFYLDLKAYTEGFGNTSAEFWLGLRYIKELADQGNTTLRMEVGAADGSEAYEEWPDFQLGEAPGYKLHVGGKGTGTAGSC
- the LOC128205139 gene encoding microfibril-associated glycoprotein 4-like isoform X1, yielding MRLNAEMKFLVNLCAVASIVCFVLSEDMKEESTFNYEEKVLEMVLKDNKEIMNENSGIENNYKSVQDVKQLIQLLINNTEENKSELKNLFAKHDSRIENNYKRVQDVKLLIQSLINNTEEHDSNFVGGGWSDWESWGSCSVACGEGFQTRVRRCDNPTPSSHGRYCHGDAKEWRMCDGAQTKVTDCLDIYRKYPSSPDGVYRVNLWKSKTAISVYCDMTSSNGGWTVFQNRYDGSEEFYLDLKAYTEGFGNTSAEFWLGLRYIKELADQGNTTLRMEVGAADGSEAYEEWPDFQLGEAPGYKLHVGGKGTGTAGDFGHYFSKSQNGTDFTAKGSTCGNLDKGGWWYGECAYINLNGHYAPPGTRSGYNSGWGGMVYYSFKQYESLKTSRMMLRRVE